The proteins below are encoded in one region of Clostridium estertheticum:
- a CDS encoding DUF4280 domain-containing protein, whose protein sequence is MSDNYYIVRGAKMRCDKGTHARKINLPESHGAYATEKPMMNKSDNVVNKNISYFGICRECKEGEDIYLIGEDGVQLPPGKKCLVKISGDWMKVKEDTLVDGKPALTAESVLICSLHQGKIKFVTTGQEKE, encoded by the coding sequence ATGAGCGATAATTATTATATAGTAAGAGGCGCAAAAATGAGATGTGACAAAGGTACTCATGCAAGAAAAATAAATCTACCTGAAAGTCATGGAGCATATGCAACGGAAAAACCTATGATGAATAAAAGTGATAATGTGGTAAATAAAAACATTAGTTATTTTGGAATTTGCAGGGAATGCAAAGAAGGCGAAGATATTTATTTAATTGGTGAAGATGGTGTTCAATTACCACCAGGGAAAAAGTGTCTTGTGAAAATATCAGGGGATTGGATGAAGGTAAAAGAAGATACATTGGTTGATGGAAAACCAGCACTTACAGCAGAATCTGTGCTTATATGTTCTTTACATCAAGGAAAAATAAAATTTGTGACAACCGGTCAAGAGAAAGAGTAA
- a CDS encoding contractile injection system protein, VgrG/Pvc8 family, giving the protein MFCKLVSQDKYVETSDEKSSITISLKDDKDAVTDVFQGVVTNIQVNANKDVRTLEIEALSRTFLMDIKKKSRTFQDKNSSYGEIFNIVNGEYTNINILDSITNGTKIDKLIVQYKETDWEFIKRLSSHFNVPVVSECQLKDIKYSIGNSGCYTTYEVDKYNYSIKKALQEYRLKSENGIDGLNDINLISYEVITYKVMYLYNLVDFKGKGLYIYSSEMELLDGMISNKYVLRNNKGIKVRRDYNNKVVGISLKGNVLDTKNDTVKINLGIDGNQDIGKARWFPYSTVYSSPDGTGWYCMPEVGDVIRLYFPDNEEKNAYAISSANLKSSNSEKRSDPAVKSIGSKYGKQVVMKPGAVEIIGNGNLLMRLTDDGGIEINSDKKIVLDAKEDIEITGGGKISIQGGNGVDLTQGGAKINIQDNVTMSGGKVKIE; this is encoded by the coding sequence TTGTTTTGCAAATTGGTGAGTCAAGATAAATATGTTGAAACATCAGATGAAAAGTCTAGTATTACAATATCACTTAAGGATGATAAAGATGCTGTTACCGATGTGTTCCAGGGGGTAGTTACGAATATTCAAGTTAATGCAAATAAAGATGTAAGAACCTTAGAAATAGAGGCGTTAAGCAGAACTTTTTTGATGGATATCAAGAAAAAAAGTAGAACATTTCAAGATAAAAACTCTAGTTATGGAGAAATCTTTAATATTGTGAACGGTGAATATACTAACATCAACATATTAGACAGTATTACGAATGGGACTAAAATAGATAAGTTAATAGTTCAATATAAAGAAACAGATTGGGAATTTATAAAAAGGTTATCTTCACATTTTAATGTGCCAGTAGTATCAGAATGTCAATTAAAAGATATAAAGTATTCAATAGGAAATTCAGGATGTTACACAACATATGAAGTTGATAAATACAATTATTCAATAAAAAAAGCATTACAAGAATATAGGCTTAAGTCAGAAAACGGAATTGATGGTTTAAATGACATTAATTTAATAAGTTATGAGGTAATAACGTATAAAGTAATGTATTTATACAATTTAGTTGATTTTAAAGGCAAAGGTTTATATATATACAGTTCGGAAATGGAACTTCTAGATGGTATGATTTCTAACAAATATGTATTAAGGAATAATAAGGGTATAAAAGTACGTAGAGATTACAATAACAAGGTAGTAGGAATTTCTCTTAAAGGAAATGTTTTAGATACAAAAAATGACACGGTTAAAATTAATTTAGGAATAGATGGAAATCAAGATATAGGTAAAGCAAGATGGTTTCCATATTCAACGGTTTATTCATCACCAGATGGTACAGGCTGGTACTGCATGCCAGAGGTTGGAGATGTAATAAGACTATATTTTCCAGACAATGAAGAAAAAAATGCATATGCAATAAGCTCAGCAAATCTTAAATCAAGTAATAGCGAGAAGCGTAGTGATCCAGCAGTGAAAAGTATAGGATCAAAGTACGGAAAACAAGTGGTAATGAAACCAGGTGCTGTAGAAATTATAGGAAATGGAAATCTACTGATGAGATTAACAGATGATGGTGGAATAGAAATTAATAGTGATAAAAAAATAGTTTTGGATGCTAAAGAAGATATAGAAATAACCGGTGGTGGCAAGATATCGATTCAAGGTGGTAATGGGGTAGATTTAACTCAAGGTGGAGCAAAAATTAACATACAAGATAATGTAACTATGAGTGGTGGAAAGGTTAAGATTGAATAA